The genome window CTCCTGTTGAAGAAGGCGGAAAATACGCTCGCGGGACATCTCTGTCAGTCGGGCGAAGCCAAGGACCCGGGCCACCGCGTGGGGGCGTTCATGCACAGGCAGATGCTCCACCAGGCGGCCAGCGGCTTGCACCTCCTCGTCGCACACGAGGTCGAGGGTCCGGGTGGCCAGGGCGCTGCGGTCACGCACGGGTGGCGTGTCCAGGTCGGGTGGCCAGAGGAATTCACCGCGCAGACGCACCTGACCGGCCGCTTCGGCGGCTCCCAGGGCGCGGTCCAGGCTGGCGGCCAGTCGCGGCCCGACCTTGCCCAGGCCGTGCGCGGCGATCACGCGCCGGAAGGCTTCCTGACGGTGCACCGGACCCTCCGCCAGAACAACCAGACTCAGCAGGCCGGTCAACTCAGCAGTGGTGCGGCCCAGCACATCCGAGGTGGGCTGAGGGGGCAGGCGGCACTCGCGGTACGGGGCCACACCAGGAGCTGTGCTCCGGCCCGTCAGGCCACTGGGCGGTGAAGGCCAGCGGGGGGGCGGGGGCGTGGGGGGGGCCGTCCGGCTCGGCATGCCCGTTGAGGGCAGTCCACTGAGAAACCCGGCCGGAATTCCTGTGGAGATGGAAGGTGGAGGCGCAGGGACTTCGCGGCTGACAGCAGGAGGCACGGGTTCTGGCCTGGCCGGCGGCGGGCTCAGGTCCGGGACGGCCCGAAATTCGGTGGGGGCCAGCTGGAGCAGGCTGAATTGGTGCAGGCTGCCCAGGGCAATGCTGCGGCCGTCCGCATTGCTGCTGGTGGCGGTGCCTCGGCCGCCTGGAGGCGCGTGATGGGCAATGGCGTGGCCGGACTGCGCGTCCAGCAGGTACAGGCCGCCCCCCAGGGCCCCCAGCAGGCGGCCATTGGGGTTGTAGAACAGATGGGTGACCGGCGCCGGCGCCTGAAAACTCGCCAGTTCACGTCCGGTGGGCACGTCCCACACCAGTAGCCGGCGGCCGTGGGCAGTGCAGGCCCGCTGACCGTCGGCGCTCAGGGCCACAGCGGTGACTGCTTCACCCGCCAGGGTAAAGGTCCGGAGCACCTTCATGGTCTGGGTGCGCAGGACGGTGACGGCCTGGGTGTCGCGCACCAGCAGCAGGCGGCCGTCACTGGAGAACGCGAGGTCAAGGGGGGGATCCTCACGCCTGGTCAGAGCGGAGAGGGACAGGGTCTGGACGGCCGGCTCGCCCTCGGTCAGGGTGCACAGCAGGATCAGGCCCTGCCGGCCAGCCACGGCCACGCTGCGGCCATGGGCCGCCGCACTGACGGGGCGGTCCGGGAAGTTGACTGGTGGCCCCAGGGGCGTCCCGTTGAAGGCGTGCCGCTGCACCAGACCGTCCCGGGCCAGCCACAACCCACTGGCGGTGGCCGCGGCGGCGCGGACGCCCGCGACCTGGGCCAGTGGCTCGCCCGAGACCGAGTGCACCGCCCGCAGGTCACCGTCCGCGCTGAGAGACCACGCGACCTGAACAGGCCCCGCAAATCCCACCTGCACGACGGCGTCGGCGCGCAGGTCGATCTGCCGGAAGCCGGCGAATTTGGCCGAGAGGGCGGGCAGGGGCGCTGACGCCGTGCTCTCAGGGGCGCGCCAGACCTGGCCAGGGGCCGGGAGGTCGGCCTGCGGAGCCAGGGCAGCGGCGGCCCCCACAGCGCCCAGGAACTCCCCCAGGCCGTCCGGAGACCGGCGCATGGTGTCCATGAACGCTGCCAGGTCCTCGGCGAGACTGGGCGCGGCCGCCTCCATGGACCCGAACACCAGTTCCAGTCCGTCGTGGAAGAGCGGGAGGACCTCCAGGGCGCAGTTCAGGGCGTATTGCAGTTCATCCACGTGCTCGATGCGGGGCAGCTTGCCCTCGCGCCGGGCGTAGACGGCCAGCAGGGCCTGGGCC of Deinococcus aquaedulcis contains these proteins:
- a CDS encoding DUF3320 domain-containing protein — its product is MSDTMARVGHLQGGRYHLNKTLGQGGFGVTYLAQDRLLERLVVIKELFPQGSVRQGDSIRTPPGMSREHFEGMMGRFVAEARALARFNSPYVVRVQDVFQENGTAFIVMDHLQGRTLMERLRTQGALTPDEAFRMARQLAEALAVIHDAGLLHRDIKPDNVFLTDTDTPVLIDFGAAREYAGGQSAEMSVVLTHGFAPIEQYANTGNFGPYTDLYALAATLLFAITAKLPPVSVARLHEDVPLPPMALTYAPGLRTAITQALAIRPADRPGSAQAFLDLLQRGRDDLGALTFAQAIHTAQQGRLLPVERQRLWAQALLAVYARREGKLPRIEHVDELQYALNCALEVLPLFHDGLELVFGSMEAAAPSLAEDLAAFMDTMRRSPDGLGEFLGAVGAAAALAPQADLPAPGQVWRAPESTASAPLPALSAKFAGFRQIDLRADAVVQVGFAGPVQVAWSLSADGDLRAVHSVSGEPLAQVAGVRAAAATASGLWLARDGLVQRHAFNGTPLGPPVNFPDRPVSAAAHGRSVAVAGRQGLILLCTLTEGEPAVQTLSLSALTRREDPPLDLAFSSDGRLLLVRDTQAVTVLRTQTMKVLRTFTLAGEAVTAVALSADGQRACTAHGRRLLVWDVPTGRELASFQAPAPVTHLFYNPNGRLLGALGGGLYLLDAQSGHAIAHHAPPGGRGTATSSNADGRSIALGSLHQFSLLQLAPTEFRAVPDLSPPPARPEPVPPAVSREVPAPPPSISTGIPAGFLSGLPSTGMPSRTAPPTPPPPRWPSPPSGLTGRSTAPGVAPYRECRLPPQPTSDVLGRTTAELTGLLSLVVLAEGPVHRQEAFRRVIAAHGLGKVGPRLAASLDRALGAAEAAGQVRLRGEFLWPPDLDTPPVRDRSALATRTLDLVCDEEVQAAGRLVEHLPVHERPHAVARVLGFARLTEMSRERIFRLLQQEHA